A genomic segment from Nocardiopsis sp. Huas11 encodes:
- the secA2 gene encoding accessory Sec system translocase SecA2: protein MADSVRRLLGKPGAVDLRPYTKLLSAIEDKEAELRELDDAELTETAIELGNAELPYERDDLVSLCAVGREAARRALNERPFDVQLLGVMALLDGHVAEMATGEGKTLAGALAAAGFALRGQRVHLVSVNDYLAKRDAEWMRPLYDLLGVTVGWINEDSTPAERRDAYSCDVTYAAVTELGFDVLRDRMVTDVDERVVPPPNIAIVDEADSVLVDEARVPLVLAGAAESQVGDVEMADIVRHLRPRLHYTVDAEGRNVQLTDDGIDAVEKALGGVDLYSEDDTSILPQVNLALHAHALLQRDVHYVVRDGEVRLINESRGRIALLQRWPDGLQAAVEAKEKVEVSETGEVLDSITVQSLVLRYPRRAGMTGTAMAVAEQLREFYELEVAVIPSNKPNVREDHGTRLYATREEKEDALVAKVAEIHETGRPILIGTQDVAESELLAGRLAEAGLECVVLNAKNDADEATIIAEAGTHGAVTVSTQMAGRGTDIRLGGSDMADRDRVVEAGGLYVVGYGRYPSSRLDGQLRGRAGRQGDPGDSLFFVSMDDDLIVNNAPESTGYKTTAEGEITDEGWLSMVDHAQRVAEGQLLEVHRNTWRYNQLIDVQRDVVLEHRELVLTSDQGDRHVAADRAERHAELVEELDEEKVARAARLITLFHLDRGWTDHNAFLAELREGIYLRYLGRRDPLDEFNREAVPVFKGFLDDARTRAAESFEELEVVDGELDVSTVGVKRPSMTWTYMVHDQPFSSALETFVGRLKGSPSRR, encoded by the coding sequence ATGGCCGACAGCGTCCGCCGCCTACTGGGCAAGCCCGGTGCGGTGGACCTGAGGCCTTATACCAAGCTCCTGTCGGCCATCGAGGACAAGGAGGCGGAACTGCGTGAGCTCGACGACGCCGAGCTGACGGAGACCGCCATCGAACTCGGCAACGCCGAGCTCCCCTATGAACGCGACGACCTCGTGTCGCTGTGCGCGGTCGGCCGTGAGGCGGCTCGACGCGCCCTCAACGAGCGGCCGTTCGACGTCCAGCTGCTGGGCGTCATGGCGCTGTTGGACGGGCACGTCGCCGAGATGGCCACCGGTGAGGGCAAGACCCTCGCGGGCGCCCTGGCCGCGGCCGGATTCGCGCTGCGCGGCCAGCGCGTGCACCTGGTGAGCGTCAACGACTACCTCGCCAAGCGCGACGCCGAGTGGATGCGCCCCCTCTACGACCTCCTCGGCGTCACGGTCGGGTGGATCAACGAGGACTCCACGCCCGCGGAGCGCCGCGACGCCTACTCGTGCGACGTCACCTACGCGGCCGTGACCGAGCTGGGCTTCGACGTCCTGCGCGACCGCATGGTCACCGACGTCGACGAGCGCGTGGTCCCGCCGCCCAACATCGCGATCGTCGACGAGGCCGACTCCGTGCTCGTGGACGAGGCGCGCGTGCCGCTGGTCCTGGCCGGCGCGGCCGAGAGCCAGGTCGGCGACGTCGAGATGGCCGACATCGTCCGCCACCTGCGCCCGCGCCTGCACTACACGGTCGACGCCGAGGGCCGCAACGTGCAGCTCACCGACGACGGCATCGACGCGGTGGAGAAGGCGCTGGGCGGGGTCGACCTCTACTCCGAGGACGACACCTCGATCCTTCCGCAGGTCAACCTCGCCCTGCACGCGCACGCGCTGCTCCAGCGCGACGTCCACTACGTGGTGCGCGACGGCGAGGTCCGCCTCATCAACGAGTCGCGCGGGCGCATCGCCCTGCTCCAGCGCTGGCCGGACGGCCTCCAGGCCGCGGTCGAGGCCAAGGAGAAGGTCGAGGTCAGCGAGACCGGCGAGGTGCTGGACTCCATCACCGTGCAGTCGCTGGTCCTGCGCTACCCCAGGCGCGCCGGCATGACCGGTACCGCGATGGCGGTGGCCGAGCAGCTCCGTGAGTTCTACGAGCTCGAGGTCGCGGTCATCCCCTCCAACAAGCCCAACGTCCGCGAGGACCACGGCACGCGCCTGTACGCCACGCGCGAGGAGAAGGAGGACGCCCTCGTCGCCAAGGTGGCGGAGATCCACGAGACCGGGCGCCCCATCCTCATCGGCACGCAGGACGTCGCCGAGTCCGAGCTCCTGGCCGGGCGACTGGCGGAGGCCGGGCTGGAGTGCGTGGTCCTCAACGCCAAGAACGACGCCGACGAGGCGACGATCATCGCCGAGGCGGGCACCCACGGGGCCGTGACCGTGTCCACCCAGATGGCGGGCCGGGGCACCGACATCCGCCTGGGCGGCAGCGACATGGCCGACCGCGACCGGGTGGTCGAGGCCGGCGGGCTGTACGTCGTGGGCTACGGCCGCTACCCCAGCAGCCGCCTGGACGGCCAGCTGCGCGGTCGCGCGGGACGCCAGGGCGACCCGGGCGACTCCCTCTTCTTCGTGAGCATGGACGACGACCTCATCGTCAACAACGCCCCGGAGTCCACCGGGTACAAGACGACCGCCGAAGGCGAGATCACCGACGAGGGCTGGCTGTCGATGGTCGACCACGCGCAGCGGGTCGCCGAGGGCCAGCTGCTGGAGGTGCACCGGAACACGTGGCGGTACAACCAGCTCATCGACGTCCAGCGCGACGTGGTCCTGGAGCACCGCGAGCTGGTGCTGACCAGTGACCAGGGCGACCGGCACGTGGCCGCGGACCGGGCGGAACGGCACGCGGAGCTGGTGGAGGAGCTGGACGAGGAGAAGGTCGCCCGGGCGGCGCGCCTGATCACCCTGTTCCACCTGGACCGCGGCTGGACCGACCACAACGCGTTCCTGGCGGAGCTGCGCGAGGGCATCTACCTGCGCTACCTGGGCCGTCGCGACCCGCTGGACGAGTTCAACCGCGAGGCCGTGCCGGTCTTCAAGGGGTTCCTCGACGACGCGCGCACACGGGCGGCGGAGAGCTTCGAGGAGCTGGAGGTCGTCGACGGCGAGCTCGACGTGAGCACGGTCGGGGTCAAGCGGCCGTCGATGACGTGGACGTACATGGTGCACGACCAGCCGTTCAGCTCGGCCCTCGAAACGTTCGTGGGGCGGCTCAAGGGTTCTCCGTCCAGGCGCTGA
- a CDS encoding tetratricopeptide repeat protein, producing MSHPRHNLPLSAGEFIRFVGRERDIVDLGRLLGTARLVTLTGTGGIGKTRLALHLAERVLRRFPDGARFVDLSEASTHEQALRAVAVSLQAVEDGARTMTDAIITSLRTQNLLLLLDTCEHAVGPMAELCQAILRDCPRVRILATSRQPLHVPEESIWRVPPLSLPSRPTPTDPYADDPAPIPRRDTQRYESVRLFVTRAHAARAGFEMTRENSGYVAEICRMLDGMPLAIELAAARVRVLSVQQILRRLDDRFQLLTSDGSGDLPPRQRTLRAVLEWSHGLLTESERLLLHRLSVFTTWNLEAAEEVCSGEGVASADILPLHFSLLDKSLVVIDAEIDGTAHYRLTETVRAYAAEHLAAQGREEHERWSRYLRFCVAQLETAAKRSLTNLEWSERLSLLRLLDHHRDNYGRVVDWALGAGRVAEALRVCLALRPYWMVRDLASEGSRLLERVLAASPDDQPPSLRTRALALQAELRLDIDTAQRTTTLALSALEAARACREAGAAASALATLAALALRTGAAEEARAHAERAQEWIADVHDPIAEGSVRGVLAQLARRAGRTDEAVAHLEHSMAMGEELGDRWGSARCLHGLGSIAAEQRDFARARARFAEALSIFEELDAAPATARCARALGRLHLAEGEVMAAREPLATCLRVSFTSGQRVAVARALEALAELALAEEEAERAAALTGVASDLRTSLNRPSGETVRLRSAVERRVGSARAAEAWNAWRSLPLEQVRDRALAFPQVVTEQSPYAALTPREREIAELAEHGLSNREIADRLTISQATAARHIANIFRKLSISSRTQLTGWSASRDPG from the coding sequence ATGTCTCATCCTCGCCACAACCTGCCCCTGTCCGCCGGCGAGTTCATCCGGTTCGTCGGACGCGAGCGCGACATCGTCGACCTCGGCCGCCTGCTCGGCACCGCCAGACTCGTCACCCTGACGGGCACCGGCGGCATCGGCAAGACCCGGCTCGCCCTGCACTTGGCCGAGCGCGTGCTGCGCCGGTTCCCCGACGGAGCGCGCTTCGTCGACCTCAGCGAGGCCTCCACGCACGAGCAGGCGCTGCGCGCCGTCGCCGTGAGCCTCCAGGCGGTCGAGGACGGCGCCCGCACGATGACGGACGCCATCATCACGTCCCTGCGCACGCAGAACCTCCTGCTGCTCCTGGACACCTGTGAGCACGCCGTCGGGCCGATGGCCGAGCTCTGCCAGGCGATCCTGCGCGACTGCCCCCGCGTGCGGATCCTGGCGACCAGCCGCCAGCCGCTGCACGTGCCCGAGGAGAGCATCTGGCGGGTGCCGCCGCTCTCCCTGCCCTCGCGCCCCACCCCCACCGACCCCTACGCCGACGACCCGGCCCCCATCCCCCGGCGCGACACCCAGCGCTATGAGTCGGTGCGCCTGTTCGTCACCCGCGCGCACGCCGCCCGCGCCGGGTTCGAGATGACCCGAGAGAACTCCGGCTACGTGGCGGAGATCTGCCGGATGCTGGACGGCATGCCGCTGGCCATCGAACTGGCCGCGGCCCGCGTGCGCGTGCTGAGCGTCCAGCAGATCCTGCGCCGCCTGGACGACCGCTTCCAACTGCTGACCAGCGACGGCTCCGGCGACCTCCCGCCCCGCCAGCGCACCCTGCGCGCGGTCCTGGAGTGGAGCCACGGCCTGCTCACCGAGTCCGAGCGATTGCTGCTGCACCGGTTGTCGGTGTTCACCACCTGGAACCTGGAGGCGGCCGAGGAGGTGTGCTCGGGCGAGGGCGTGGCCTCCGCCGACATCCTTCCCCTGCACTTCTCCCTCCTGGACAAGTCGCTGGTGGTGATCGACGCCGAGATCGACGGCACGGCCCACTACCGCCTGACCGAGACGGTGCGCGCCTACGCCGCCGAGCACCTGGCCGCCCAGGGCCGGGAGGAGCACGAGCGCTGGTCGCGCTACCTCCGGTTCTGCGTCGCGCAGCTGGAGACGGCCGCCAAGCGCTCGCTCACCAACCTGGAGTGGTCCGAGCGCCTGTCCCTGCTGCGCCTGCTCGACCACCACCGCGACAACTACGGCCGGGTGGTGGACTGGGCCCTGGGGGCCGGGCGCGTGGCCGAGGCCCTGCGCGTGTGCCTGGCGCTGCGCCCCTACTGGATGGTGCGCGACCTGGCGTCCGAGGGCAGCCGGCTCCTGGAGCGGGTCCTGGCCGCCTCCCCCGACGACCAGCCGCCGTCCCTGCGCACGCGTGCCCTGGCGCTCCAGGCCGAACTGCGGCTGGACATCGACACCGCGCAGCGGACCACGACCCTGGCCCTGAGCGCCCTGGAGGCGGCACGGGCCTGCCGCGAGGCCGGCGCGGCCGCCTCCGCCCTGGCCACCCTGGCCGCGCTGGCCCTGCGCACGGGAGCGGCCGAGGAGGCCCGCGCCCACGCCGAGCGGGCCCAGGAGTGGATCGCCGACGTCCACGACCCCATCGCCGAGGGCAGCGTGCGCGGTGTGCTCGCCCAGCTGGCGCGCCGGGCGGGGCGGACGGACGAGGCCGTCGCGCACCTGGAGCACAGCATGGCGATGGGCGAGGAGCTCGGCGACCGCTGGGGCTCGGCGCGCTGCCTGCACGGCCTGGGCTCGATCGCCGCGGAACAGCGCGACTTCGCGCGGGCGCGCGCCCGGTTCGCCGAGGCGCTGTCGATCTTCGAGGAACTGGACGCCGCCCCGGCCACGGCCCGCTGTGCCCGGGCCCTGGGACGGCTGCACCTGGCGGAGGGCGAGGTCATGGCGGCGCGCGAGCCGCTGGCGACCTGCCTGCGGGTGAGCTTCACCTCCGGGCAGCGGGTGGCGGTGGCGCGGGCCCTGGAGGCCCTGGCCGAGCTGGCGCTGGCCGAGGAGGAGGCCGAGCGCGCCGCCGCGCTCACGGGCGTGGCCTCGGACCTGCGCACGTCGCTGAACCGGCCCTCGGGCGAGACGGTCCGGCTCAGGTCGGCGGTGGAGCGCAGGGTGGGATCGGCCCGGGCCGCCGAGGCCTGGAACGCCTGGCGCTCGCTCCCCCTGGAGCAGGTCCGCGACCGCGCGCTGGCGTTCCCGCAGGTGGTCACCGAGCAGTCGCCCTACGCGGCCCTGACGCCCCGCGAGCGCGAGATCGCCGAGCTGGCCGAACACGGTCTGTCCAATCGGGAGATCGCCGACCGGCTCACGATCAGCCAGGCGACCGCGGCCCGACACATCGCGAACATCTTCAGAAAACTCTCCATCTCATCCAGGACACAGTTGACCGGCTGGAGCGCCTCGCGTGACCCTGGCTGA
- a CDS encoding LuxR C-terminal-related transcriptional regulator produces MTAPARHNLPRPGTGFVGRERDLSDLLRLLGSSRSVTLCGADGIGKTRLALRVAEQSTASFPDGVWMADLADARSTLEVYARVAHAVRVVEEPGQPLSATVTEALRHRRLLLVLDSCDHVANEVVGVGEALLASCPNVSVLLTSEEPIRLSGGTVWRVPAMAPPLAARNAPPPDPADGEAVRLFLDRARTRDPRFSASPEELEDVAVVCDLAGGVPLAIEVLGASAPEAGPDGLARGLRSHLASPAARPGPGQAVSRSEVLPLVLDFVYESLPEPERLLLRRLSVFRGWDLELAEQVCSDELLPESAILDLLTSLLDRSLITVTGEFEGRVRYRLPEAVRRFALERLAGAGEAEVFQERLMARMLRLVEDLGRRLESSRGMPWSERDSGRQRVIAEYDTLRSLLRWSYQRGAAEPGLRLCVSLTAHWVSHHNYSEGAHWLDRLLALDEAAKAPSRARALVGRAQLARVRRDHDLALSMGEEGLRLCRDAGDDVFVRTALNLLALVGVRSRTPDRAAVRVEEALRLCRDAGDVWGEAIALGTRAALVAQQGDYPSSDQHYTTALALLRGMDHRWGVAVTLMGQARAAEANDDLMTADRCYREALDTQRVIGSVAEEARCLAGIGRVAHALGSTEQAYDYLSEGLVLSHSTGQRAEAARSLVAIARVAFGSGLREEACLLAGAATEVRSRLGLVTHEAPWPFVKVERVRRRRRRLVDWWERGRAMSLSDAVDLAEQVTVDGRRPPARPRRREADRTAEDGRARRAPGKGAAGPAVPAGSAPAESEPPSSRLTQRELEIARLVSRGKSNPEIARTLFITPSTAARHVANINRKMGFHSRTQIAAWVERHRGSE; encoded by the coding sequence TTGACCGCGCCCGCGCGGCACAACCTCCCCCGACCGGGGACCGGCTTCGTGGGCCGTGAGCGGGATCTGAGCGATCTGCTCCGGCTGCTCGGCTCAAGTCGTTCCGTCACCCTGTGCGGGGCCGACGGCATCGGCAAGACCCGGCTCGCGCTCCGGGTGGCCGAGCAGTCCACCGCCTCCTTCCCCGACGGTGTGTGGATGGCCGACCTCGCCGACGCCCGGTCGACGTTGGAGGTGTACGCCCGTGTGGCGCATGCGGTCAGAGTGGTGGAGGAGCCGGGGCAGCCGTTGTCGGCCACGGTGACCGAGGCGCTGCGGCACCGGCGTCTGCTGTTGGTGCTGGACTCCTGCGACCATGTCGCGAACGAGGTCGTGGGGGTCGGTGAGGCGCTGCTCGCCTCGTGCCCGAACGTGTCGGTGCTGCTGACGAGCGAGGAACCGATCCGGCTCTCCGGCGGGACGGTGTGGCGGGTCCCGGCGATGGCCCCGCCCCTGGCCGCGCGCAACGCGCCGCCCCCGGATCCGGCCGACGGCGAGGCGGTCCGCCTGTTCCTGGACCGCGCGCGTACCCGTGACCCGCGCTTCTCCGCCTCGCCGGAGGAGCTGGAGGACGTCGCCGTCGTGTGCGACCTGGCGGGCGGAGTGCCGCTGGCCATCGAGGTGCTGGGCGCGAGCGCGCCCGAGGCCGGGCCGGACGGGCTCGCCCGGGGCCTGCGCTCCCATCTGGCCTCGCCCGCCGCCCGGCCCGGCCCCGGTCAGGCGGTCTCGCGCAGCGAGGTGCTGCCCCTGGTGCTGGACTTCGTCTACGAGTCCCTGCCGGAGCCCGAACGCCTGCTGCTGCGGCGGCTGTCGGTGTTCCGTGGCTGGGACCTGGAGCTGGCCGAGCAGGTCTGCTCCGACGAGCTCCTGCCCGAGTCCGCCATCCTCGACCTGCTGACGTCATTGCTGGACCGGTCCCTGATCACCGTCACCGGCGAGTTCGAGGGCCGCGTCCGCTACCGCCTTCCCGAGGCCGTGCGCCGGTTCGCCCTGGAACGGCTGGCCGGCGCGGGTGAGGCGGAGGTGTTCCAGGAACGGCTCATGGCGCGCATGCTCCGCCTGGTCGAGGACCTGGGCCGACGCCTGGAGTCGAGCCGGGGCATGCCCTGGTCCGAGCGCGACTCCGGCCGCCAGCGGGTGATCGCCGAGTACGACACCCTGCGCTCCCTGCTGCGCTGGTCCTACCAGCGGGGCGCCGCCGAGCCGGGCCTGCGGCTGTGCGTGAGCCTGACCGCCCACTGGGTGAGCCACCACAACTACTCCGAGGGCGCGCACTGGCTGGACCGGCTGCTGGCACTGGACGAGGCCGCCAAGGCGCCCTCGCGTGCCCGTGCCCTGGTCGGCCGCGCCCAGCTCGCCCGGGTCCGCCGCGACCACGACCTGGCGCTGTCCATGGGCGAGGAGGGGCTGCGGCTGTGCCGCGACGCGGGGGACGACGTGTTCGTGCGCACGGCCCTGAACCTACTGGCCCTGGTGGGTGTGCGCTCGCGCACGCCGGACCGGGCGGCGGTGCGGGTCGAGGAGGCGCTGCGGCTGTGCCGTGACGCCGGGGACGTGTGGGGCGAGGCGATCGCCCTGGGCACCCGTGCGGCGCTGGTCGCGCAGCAGGGCGACTACCCGAGCTCCGACCAGCACTACACGACCGCGCTGGCGCTGCTGCGCGGCATGGACCACCGCTGGGGCGTGGCGGTGACCCTCATGGGCCAGGCGCGGGCCGCGGAGGCCAACGACGACCTCATGACGGCGGACCGCTGCTACCGGGAGGCACTGGACACCCAGCGCGTCATCGGCTCGGTGGCCGAGGAGGCACGGTGCCTGGCCGGGATCGGCCGGGTGGCGCACGCGCTGGGCTCCACGGAGCAGGCCTACGACTACCTGAGTGAGGGGCTGGTCCTCAGTCATTCGACGGGGCAGCGGGCCGAGGCCGCGCGGTCGCTGGTCGCTATCGCGCGGGTGGCGTTCGGTTCGGGGCTGCGCGAGGAGGCGTGCCTGCTGGCGGGTGCGGCGACCGAGGTGCGGTCGCGGCTGGGCCTGGTGACCCACGAGGCGCCGTGGCCCTTCGTGAAGGTGGAGCGGGTCCGCCGGCGGCGCCGGCGGCTGGTCGACTGGTGGGAGCGGGGCCGGGCGATGTCGCTCTCGGACGCCGTGGACCTCGCCGAGCAGGTGACGGTGGACGGCCGGCGCCCTCCGGCGCGCCCCCGCCGGCGCGAGGCGGACAGGACGGCCGAGGACGGACGGGCCCGCCGCGCGCCCGGGAAGGGCGCCGCCGGACCGGCCGTGCCCGCGGGCTCCGCCCCGGCGGAGTCGGAGCCCCCGAGCTCGCGGCTCACTCAGCGGGAGCTGGAGATCGCACGCCTGGTGAGCCGGGGCAAGAGCAATCCGGAGATCGCCCGGACGCTGTTCATCACGCCCTCGACCGCCGCGCGTCACGTGGCCAACATCAACCGGAAGATGGGCTTCCACTCGCGGACGCAGATCGCGGCGTGGGTGGAGCGGCATCGGGGCTCCGAGTAG
- the hisS gene encoding histidine--tRNA ligase, whose product MSEQRVVRPTPISGFPEWTPQVRAVEQRWLDHIRAGFESFGFASVETPSVESLDVLMAKGETSQEVYTLHRLQADAKDDSDARLGLHFDLTVPFARYVAQHFNELTFPFKRYQTQRVWRGERPQEGRFREFTQCDIDVINVDSVPLHFDAELPRIVHQVLSGLDLPAWTLNVNNRKVLQGFYEGLGVKDPVAVIRAVDKLHKIGDDAVREIMLADGLTGEQADACLALARIRGGDVAERVSELGVTSELLTEGLDELTFVLDELADLPEGSVVADLSIARGLDYYTGTVYEASFDDDPDYGSICAGGRYENLAGQFIRRRLPGVGISIGLTRIFAKLVAEGRIEEGRICPTDVMVVVPSAERRAEALRTGAGLRERGFNTEVFHSTAKVGKQIQYAAKKGIPFVWFPPFEDGGEHEVKDMGSGDQAPADPTTWRPAAG is encoded by the coding sequence ATGTCCGAGCAGCGCGTCGTCCGCCCCACCCCCATCAGCGGTTTTCCCGAGTGGACCCCCCAGGTCCGAGCTGTGGAGCAGCGGTGGCTGGACCATATCCGCGCCGGGTTCGAGTCCTTCGGCTTCGCGTCCGTGGAGACCCCCTCGGTCGAGAGCCTGGACGTGTTGATGGCCAAGGGCGAGACCTCCCAGGAGGTCTACACCCTGCACCGCCTCCAGGCCGACGCCAAGGACGACTCCGACGCCAGGCTCGGGCTGCACTTCGACCTGACCGTGCCCTTCGCCCGGTACGTGGCCCAGCACTTCAACGAGCTGACCTTCCCCTTCAAGCGCTACCAGACCCAGCGCGTGTGGCGGGGAGAGCGGCCGCAGGAGGGGCGCTTCCGCGAGTTCACCCAGTGCGACATCGACGTGATCAACGTCGACTCCGTCCCCCTGCACTTCGACGCCGAGCTGCCCAGGATCGTGCACCAGGTCCTGAGCGGCCTGGACCTGCCCGCCTGGACGCTCAACGTCAACAACCGCAAGGTGCTCCAGGGCTTCTACGAGGGCCTGGGCGTCAAGGACCCGGTGGCCGTCATCCGGGCCGTGGACAAGCTCCACAAGATCGGCGACGACGCGGTGCGCGAGATCATGCTCGCGGACGGGCTCACCGGGGAGCAGGCCGACGCCTGCCTCGCCCTGGCCCGGATCCGGGGCGGCGACGTGGCCGAGCGGGTCTCCGAGCTGGGCGTCACCTCGGAACTGCTCACCGAGGGCCTGGACGAGCTCACCTTCGTCCTGGACGAGCTCGCCGACCTGCCGGAGGGCAGCGTCGTGGCCGACCTGTCCATCGCGCGCGGGCTCGACTACTACACCGGCACCGTGTACGAGGCGTCCTTCGACGACGACCCCGACTACGGCAGCATCTGCGCCGGGGGCCGCTACGAGAACCTGGCCGGGCAGTTCATCCGGCGCCGCCTGCCGGGCGTGGGCATCTCCATCGGGCTCACCCGGATCTTCGCCAAGCTGGTGGCCGAGGGCCGCATCGAGGAGGGGCGGATCTGCCCGACCGACGTCATGGTCGTGGTGCCCAGCGCCGAGCGGCGGGCCGAGGCCCTGCGCACCGGGGCGGGCCTGCGCGAGCGGGGCTTCAACACCGAGGTGTTCCACTCCACCGCCAAGGTCGGCAAGCAGATCCAGTACGCCGCCAAGAAGGGCATCCCCTTCGTCTGGTTCCCGCCGTTCGAGGACGGCGGCGAGCACGAGGTGAAGGACATGGGCTCGGGCGACCAGGCCCCCGCCGACCCCACCACCTGGCGGCCGGCCGCAGGATAA
- a CDS encoding ATP/GTP-binding protein yields the protein MNEPASSTHTVHAPTGLSTKIIIAGGFGVGKTTFVGTVSEIPPVRTEAAVTAASAGVDDLSHTPDKTSTTVAMDFGRISLETDLTLFLFGTPGQQRFWFMWDDLVRGALGAVILADVRRLEDTFQALDYFERQYRLPFVVAINQFDPEYAYGADELRDALDLPPEVPVVYCDARDKQSVVGVLVTLVKHGMALEARQRSRGQLVR from the coding sequence GTGAATGAGCCAGCCAGTAGTACGCACACCGTCCACGCACCCACCGGACTGTCGACCAAGATCATCATCGCGGGTGGCTTCGGCGTCGGTAAGACCACCTTCGTCGGCACCGTCTCCGAGATCCCACCGGTGCGAACCGAGGCGGCCGTGACCGCGGCCAGCGCGGGCGTCGACGACCTCTCCCACACCCCCGACAAGACCAGCACCACGGTCGCGATGGACTTCGGGCGGATCTCCCTGGAGACCGACCTGACCCTCTTCCTCTTCGGAACCCCGGGCCAGCAGCGCTTCTGGTTCATGTGGGACGACCTCGTCCGGGGCGCGCTCGGCGCCGTCATCCTGGCGGACGTGCGGCGGCTGGAGGACACCTTCCAGGCCCTGGACTACTTCGAGCGCCAGTACCGCCTGCCCTTCGTGGTCGCCATCAACCAGTTCGACCCGGAGTACGCCTACGGCGCCGACGAACTCCGCGACGCGCTCGACCTGCCCCCCGAGGTGCCGGTCGTCTACTGCGACGCGCGCGACAAGCAGTCCGTGGTCGGAGTCCTGGTCACCCTCGTCAAGCACGGCATGGCCTTGGAGGCCCGCCAGCGCTCGCGCGGCCAACTCGTCCGGTGA